The following are from one region of the Magallana gigas chromosome 4, xbMagGiga1.1, whole genome shotgun sequence genome:
- the LOC136269698 gene encoding uncharacterized protein: MTNLYHSYFLRKFRHVNDPDFWIGVNDIEEENNFVNMLNKTVNYTNWYKGEPNNYDPRFKDGKNDCVEMSPGGLWRDASCSNTFHALCSQRQTIVSQTSGQTTTQSTTTYQPTVSQTTDKTTSQSTTTYQPTVTQTIGQTTTQSTTTYQPTVSQTSGQTTTQSTTTYQPTGSQTTDKTTTQTTTYQPTVSQTNVQTTALGSTRLTTKEQLTESETSVQTSTQSAETDPQSLPQTSRQATSNEQTTDSTSPVSQERECKCPCSRMKNLVIIKNEEELLTKIDNIKKELAVKKSLLSSSIRKKTSAVDPRPSASIVGGTISVVIIATVVGLIILSDLTRVINFCWKIISKRCNRKPRAAQKGMV; the protein is encoded by the exons ATGACTAATCTATATCATTCATATTTCTTAAGGAAGTTCCGACACGTCAATGATCCTGATTTTTGGATCGGTGTGAATGACATTGAAGAAGAAAATAACTTTGTGAACATGTTAAATAAAACAGTTAATTATACAAATTGGTATAAGGGTGAACCAAACAATTATGACCCTCGGTTTAAAGATGGCAAAAATGATTGTGTAGAGATGTCACCTGGAGGATTGTGGCGTGATGCATCCTGCTCTAATACCTTCCATGCCCTCTGTTCTCAAAGACAAACTATCG TATCTCAAACTAGTGGACAAACCACGACACAATCGACTACGACTTATCAACCAACAGTATCCCAAACTACTGACAAAACCACGTCACAATCAACTACGACTTATCAACCAACAGTAACTCAAACTATTGGACAAACCACGACACAATCAACTACGACCTATCAACCAACAGTATCTCAAACTAGTGGACAAACCACGACACAATCGACTACGACCTATCAACCAACTGGATCTCAAACTACTGACAAAACCACAACACAAACAACGACTTATCAACCAACAGTATCACAGACCAATGTACAAACCACGGCCCTAGGATCAACTCGATTAACAACAAAGGAACAGTTAACAGAGTCAGAGACTAGTGTACAGACTTCTACCCAATCAGCAGAGACGGACCCACAAAGTTTACCTCAGACGAGTAGGCAAGCTACTTCTAACGAACAAACTACCGACTCTACTTCACCTGTTAGTCAAGAGCGAG AGTGTAAATGTCCCTGTTCAAGAATGAAGAATCTGGTCATTATCAAAAACGAGGAAGAGTTACTAACGAAGATCGACAACATAAAAAAGGAACTCGCCGTCAAAAAATCCCTGTTGTCCAGCTCCATCCGGAAGAAGACTTCCGCCGTAGATCCACGGCCGTCCGCCTCTATCGTCGGCGGTACCATAAGCGTCGTAATCATTGCTACAGTCGTTGGTCTTATCATTCTAAGTGACCTCACTCGAGTGATTAACTTCTGCTGGAAAATCATCTCAAAACGTTGTAATAGAAAACCAAGAGCGGCACAGAAAGGAATGGTTTAG